Proteins encoded in a region of the Zea mays cultivar B73 chromosome 2, Zm-B73-REFERENCE-NAM-5.0, whole genome shotgun sequence genome:
- the LOC103647596 gene encoding transcription factor MYC2 has translation MDDLLSPCSSFSPPSPPPFFSHAGNPVIEFASCEVPEQWLLDDVVLDKNEGRYDDVDDLWPVAGRSLSPDSELSEQPLPTQPRPGGKRRGRKPGPRPDGPTVSHVEAERQRREKLNRRFCDLRAAVPTVSRMDKASLLADAAAYIAELRGRIARLEADSRRAAAARWVDPVAAAASCGADEAVEVRMLGPDVAAVRATSAAPHAPARLMSALRSLELHVQHACVTRVNGMTVQDVVVDVASPLQVQDDDHDGLRAALLQRMQDSAAT, from the exons ATGGACGACCTGCTCTCCCCGTGCTCCTCCTTTTCCCCGCCCTCGCCACCACCCTTCTTCTCCCACGCCGGCAACCCAGTGATCGAGTTCGCATCCTGCGAGGTCCCCGAGCAATGGCTGCTCGACGACGTCGTCTTGGACAAGAACGAGGGCCGCTACGACGACGTGGACGACCTGTGGCCCGTGGCGGGGAGGTCGCTCTCCCCGGACTCCGAGCTCTCCGAGCAGCCGCTTCCTACTCAGCCG CGCCCGGGCGGGAAGCGGCGGGGGCGGAAGCCCGGCCCCCGCCCGGACGGTCCCACGGTCAGCCACGTGGAGGCCGAGCGTCAGCGCCGGGAGAAGCTGAACCGGCGGTTCTGCGACCTCCGCGCCGCCGTGCCCACCGTGTCCCGCATGGACAAGGCCTCCCTCCTCGCGGACGCCGCCGCCTACATCGCGGAGCTGCGCGGCCGTATCGCGCGGCTCGAGGCCGACTCCAGGCGGGCCGCCGCCGCGAGGTGGGTCGACCCCGTAGCAGCCGCAGCCTCATGCGGCGCCGACGAGGCTGTGGAGGTGCGCATGCTGGGGCCAGACGTGGCCGCGGTGCGCGCGACGAGCGCGGCTCCGCACGCGCCCGCGCGGCTGATGAGCGCGCTCCGGTCTCTGGAGCTGCACGTGCAGCACGCCTGCGTAACCCGCGTGAACGGCATGACGGTTCAGGACGTCGTGGTTGACGTGGCGAGCCCGCTGCAAGTGCAAGACGACGACCACGACGGCCTCCGCGCCGCGCTGCTGCAGAGGATGCAGGACAGCGCGGCTACCTAG